The window TTGAACAAGATCTGCAGGGGCACCCCTGCTTCAATCCGGGCGCGCACCACCGTTTCGGCCGGATCCACCTGCCGGTGGCGCCGCGCTGCAACATCAAGTGCGGCTACTGCGACCGCCGGCTGGACTGCGCCAACGAGACCCAGCCGGGAACGGCCAGCCGGGTGATCGGCCCGGAGGAGGCGCTTTGGGTGCTGCAAAAGGCACTGGCCGCCGAGTCCCGCATCCGGGTCGCCGCCGTGGCCGGGCCGGGGGATCCCCTGGTCAACGCGGAGACTTTCCGCGCCCTCGAACTGGTACACGCGGTCTTTCCGAGGTTGATCAAGTGCTTGAGCACCAACGGCCTGCTGCTGCCGGAAACGGTGGACCGGCTGCCGGGGCTGGGGGTCAGGACCCTGACCGTCACCGTGAACTGTGTCGATCCCGCCGTCGGCGCCCGGATTTACGAGTGGGTCGACTGGCGGGGCGAGCGTCTCCGGGGGGAGGCGGCCGCCGCCAGGCTGATCGCCAACCAACTGGACGGCATCGGCCGGGCCGTGGCCCTGGGTCTCGCCGTCAAGGTAAACACCGTTCTGATACCCGGGTTAAACCAAGCGCACG is drawn from Candidatus Desulforudis audaxviator MP104C and contains these coding sequences:
- a CDS encoding radical SAM protein, with amino-acid sequence MHRLPLEQDLQGHPCFNPGAHHRFGRIHLPVAPRCNIKCGYCDRRLDCANETQPGTASRVIGPEEALWVLQKALAAESRIRVAAVAGPGDPLVNAETFRALELVHAVFPRLIKCLSTNGLLLPETVDRLPGLGVRTLTVTVNCVDPAVGARIYEWVDWRGERLRGEAAAARLIANQLDGIGRAVALGLAVKVNTVLIPGLNQAHVEEVAGTVESLGVRLMNVMPLYPSGSFRHRARPTGAELRAVRAAAAEILPQMSWCRQCRADAYGLLGADTHLINNVESQRK